A window of Cyanobacterium sp. T60_A2020_053 contains these coding sequences:
- the folB gene encoding dihydroneopterin aldolase: protein MDCIKVSNIKAYGYTGFIAEERVLGQWFIVDLTLWVDLQKSGNSDDLTHSVDYRQAINITKQVIQNAKFALVEKLAEVIAQDILQLDLVTKVRVKLSKPAPPIPDFDGQITIDITRSQ from the coding sequence ATGGATTGTATCAAAGTAAGTAATATCAAAGCCTACGGCTACACAGGATTTATTGCCGAAGAAAGAGTTTTAGGGCAATGGTTTATTGTGGATTTAACCTTATGGGTTGACTTGCAAAAATCAGGTAATAGTGACGATTTAACCCATAGTGTTGATTACCGTCAGGCAATTAATATCACGAAACAGGTTATTCAAAACGCCAAGTTTGCCCTAGTGGAAAAATTAGCGGAAGTAATTGCCCAAGATATACTACAACTAGATTTAGTGACAAAAGTAAGGGTAAAATTATCAAAACCAGCGCCCCCCATCCCTGATTTTGATGGTCAAATTACCATAGACATCACCAGAAGTCAATAG